One Polypterus senegalus isolate Bchr_013 chromosome 10, ASM1683550v1, whole genome shotgun sequence DNA segment encodes these proteins:
- the ankrd24 gene encoding ankyrin repeat domain-containing protein 24 isoform X2, whose amino-acid sequence MKSLKAKFKKNEVTLGHDWSKNDEKLLQAAEANNTDRLSNLLIKKGLNPLKLDPEGKSAFHVCAMRGSIDCLEILLSHGVDVTILDGAGLNALHLAAKYGHPECVKRLLQESSPVDLTDTYGRTALHHAAISGSLSCIYTLCDFKAAVNTKDGNGATPLILAAHMSRSEICGFLIEQGAKVDAQDLQGRTALMLACENDSLETVDLLLRAGADARITDHLGHSAVHYSMATGNEAVLHLLKSLPIQSPQSSGKPEKDFKIPKASPHVGSEKGTPRKRKAPPPPQVVISPSPDPPAPAKEELPVQTNKGEDEEVFEEIRRLRQERARLLQKIKGLEQLCQSAQQQESRVTSLEEELGALQEMLKLKEQENEALSAQVSELHRTVQTAGDEDTESQDSQDVDDLLEFPGAEKLLSRMSRTSDDDILASLQKEVDLLNQENKDLQEKVKMLETYEKDDTNMEMSSGEDFIPVTLYDSLKQEMDQLQDLYKQAQCEVTALQELGTTENAGDVATLKQEYEARIQQLEAALAEAQKNETPNVGDECLVTKYEETLTELERLREQVKKSENNSHSPNSEVLEEGKSQIRGLSEKLVEKEQMMEELERKVKELQTEMTHMVSLEEYEEMKLSLNYQLEEISRERVALAESRNTALLEIEKMKSQKNTKDEDEDEEEGQAKEEVSGTLAVASSVQEVAVLEAELKEMKNLLEETQKNVQGEKESLTKEIRDLQDQLQSQYIHKAEYEKLQSKLSTQLQESSRTLQELRDELGRAQQDNNKLLRDVDSLKRESVPKAEHLQVKESLEQKVQQLTKELASRDTELTKLREQKEGSVSKEENEQMRCSLQVEVNTLTARLSELTRKHEKTCTEACEKKHLSVVSVYRAHLLSAVQGRMDEEVRVLLLQILRMHQLGGYAH is encoded by the exons GTTACCCTAGGCCATGACTGGAGTAAGAATGATGAAAAGCTGCTCCAGGCTGCAGAGGCAAACAATACTGACCGCCTGTCCAACCTCCTAATAAAAAAAGGTCTGAATCCTCTCAAGCTTGATCCAGAGGGAAAGTCGGC GTTCCATGTTTGTGCCATGCGTGGCAGCATTGATTGTCTAGAGATCTTGTTATCTCATGGAGTTGATGTCACCATCCTTGATGGAGCAG GCCTCAACGCCTTACATCTCGCTGCCAAGTATGGACACCCTGAATGCGTGAAGAGGCTCCTTCAG GAGAGCAGCCCTGTAGATCTTACAGACACTTATGGGAGGACAGCTCTGCACCATGCAG CCATAAGTGGCTCCCTATCCTGTATATACACCCTCTGTGATTTTAAAGCTGCTGTTAACACCAAGGATGGG AATGGAGCCACACCACTTATCCTAGCTGCTCACATGAGCCGATCAGAGATTTGTGGCTTTTTGATTGAGCAAGGGGCAAAGGTGGATGCTCAAGATCTTCAGGGAAG GACAGCCCTCATGTTGGCATGCGAGAATGACAGTCTGGAGACTGTGGATCTTCTGTTGCGGGCTGGAGCTGATGCAAGGATCACCGATCATCTTGGCCATAGTGCTGTCCATTACAgtatggctacaggaaatgaggctgtcctgcacctcctcaaGTCTCTGCCCATCCAATCTCCCCAGAGCAGCGGTAAACCAG AAAAGGATTTCAAG ATTCCAAAGGCATCCCCACATGTAGGATCTGAAAAAGGCACACCCCGTAAAAGGAAAGCCCCTCCACCTCCACAG GTGGTAATCTCTCCTTCCCCAGATCCCCCAGCTCCTGCAAAAGAAGAGCTTCCAGTACAGACAAATAAG GGAGAAGATGAAGAAGTGTTTGAGGAAATCCGCAGGTTGAGACAGGAGCGTGCACGCCTGTTGCAGAAGATTAAAGGCCTGGAACAACTCTGCCAGTCTGCCCAGCAGCAAGAGAGCCGTGTGACAAGCCTGGAGGAGGAG TTGGGAGCCCTTCAAGAAATGCTGAAGCTCAAAGAACAGGAGAATGAAGCTTTATCAGCCCAGGTATCTGAGCTACACAGAACAGTGCAGACCGCTGGAGATGAAGATACGGAGAGCCAGGATTCTCAGGATGTGGATGATCTGCTGGAGTTTCCAG GGGCAGAGAAGCTCCTGTCCAGGATGTCACGAACTTCTGATGATGATATCTTGGCAAGTCTGCAGAAAGAAGTGGACCTTCTAAATCAGGAGAATAAGGATCTGCAGGAGAAAGTGAAG ATGCTGGAGACGTATGAAAAGGACGATACAAACATGGAGATGTCATCTGGCGAGGACTTCATACCTGTTACACTCTATGACTCCCTGAAGCAGGAGATGGACCAATTGCAAGACCTCTATAAGCAGGCCCAGTGTGAAGTGACAGCTCTGCAGGAGCTGGGCACCACAGAGAATGCTGGGGACGTGGCCACACTGAAACAAGAGTATGAGGCTCGCATACAACAATTAGAAGCAGCTCTGGCTGAGGCTCAGAAGAATGAGACTCCAAATGTGGGCGATGAGTGCCTTGTGACCAAATATGAAGAGACTCTCACGGAGCTTGAGAGACTACGGGAACAGGTCAAGAAGTCAGAAAACAACAGCCACTCACCGAATAGTGAGGTGCTAGAAGAAGGCAAGTCACAAATCAGGGGGCTCTCTGAAAAGCTTGTTGAAAAAGAACAGATGATGGAAGAACTGGAAAGGAAGGTGAAGGAGCTCCAGACAGAGATGACCCACATGGTCTCTTTGGAAGAGTATGAAGAAATGAAACTAAGCCTCAACTACCAGCTGGAAGAAATCTCTCGGGAGCGGGTAGCTTTGGCAGAAAGTCGCAACACCGCCCTTTTGGAAATTGAGAAGATGAAGTCTCAAAAGAATACCAAGGATGAAgatgaggatgaggaggagggCCAGGCAAAGGAAGAAGTGTCAGGGACACTAGCTGTTGCTTCTTCAGTGCAGG AAGTTGCTGTTTTAGAAGCTGAACTCAAAGAGATGAAAAATCTACTGGAGGAGACACAGAAGAACGTGCAGGGTGAGAAAGAGAGCCTGACCAAGGAAATTCGTGACCTACAGGATCAGCTGCAGTCTCAGTACATCCACAAGGCTGAATATGAGAAGCTGCAGTCTAAACTTTCCACACAGCTGCAGGAATCCAGCAGGACTCTACAGGAACTGAGAGATGAGCTGGGGCGAGCACAACAAGATAACAACAAGCTACTGAGAGATGTGGACAGTCTGAAGCGGGAGTCAGTCCCTAAAGCAGAACATCTACAGGTTAAG GAGTCTCTGGAGCAGAAGGTCCAGCAGCTCACCAAAGAGCTGGCCTCACGGGACACAGAGCTGACCAAGCTACGGGAGCAGAAGGAGGGCAGTGTGTCTAAGGAAGAGAACGAACAGATGAGGTGCTCCCTGCAGGTGGAGGTGAACACTTTGACTGCAAGACTGAGTGAACTGACCCGCAAGCACGAGAAGACATGCACCGAG